A stretch of the Glycine soja cultivar W05 chromosome 13, ASM419377v2, whole genome shotgun sequence genome encodes the following:
- the LOC114382578 gene encoding 3-oxoacyl-[acyl-carrier-protein] reductase 4-like, whose translation MASIAGSSCVALRTANFASSDNRKIGQIRQWSPILTNLRPVSGLRHRSNTPFSSSGVRAQVATLEEAGTGATQKVESPVVVVTGASRGIGKAIALSLGKAGCKVLVNYARSSKEAEEVSKEIEEFGGQALTFGGDVSNEDDVESMIKTAVDAWGTVDVLINNAGITRDGLLMRMKKSQWQDVIDLNLTGVFLCTQAAAKIMMKKRKGRIVNIASVVGLVGNVGQANYSAAKAGVIGLTKTVAKEYASRNITVNAVAPGFIASDMTAKLGQDIEKKILETIPLGRYGQPEEVAGLVEFLALNQAASYITGQVFTIDGGMVM comes from the exons ATGGCTTCCATTGCCGGATCCAGCTGCGTCGCTCTCCGAACCGCCAATTTCGCCTCCTCCGATAACCGGAAAATCGGTCAGATCCGGCAATGGTCTCCAATTCTCACTAATCTCCGTCCTGTTTCCGGTCTTCGCCACCGATCAAATACTCCGTTTAGCTCCTCCG GTGTAAGAGCACAGGTTGCTACTCTGGAGGAAGCAGGAACCGGAGCAACTCAAAAAGTGGAATCGCCGGTTGTAGTGGTGACCGGAGCTTCCAGAGGCATTGGAAAAGCGATTGCACTGTCGTTAGGTAAAGCAGGTTGCAAG GTTCTGGTCAACTATGCAAGGTCATCCAAGGAAGCTGAGGAGGTTTCCAAGGAG ATTGAGGAGTTTGGTGGGCAAGCTCTTACATTTGGTGGAGATGTTTCTAATGAGGATGACGTGGAGTCTATGATTAAAACT GCAGTTGATGCTTGGGGAACAGTTGATGTATTAATAAACAATGCAG GAATAACTAGAGATGGTTTATTAATGAGAATGAAGAAATCTCAATGGCAGGATGTTATTGATCTAAATCTCACTGGTGTTTTTCTTTGCACCCAG GCTGCTGCTAAGATTAtgatgaagaaaagaaag GGAAGAATTGTCAATATTGCATCAGTTGTTGGTTTGGTTGGCAATGTTGGACAAGCCAATTATAGTGCTGCGAAAGCAGGAGTAATTGGCCTGACAAAAACTGTTGCAAAGGAATATGCTAGCAGAAACATCACT GTTAATGCAGTTGCTCCAGGGTTTATTGCATCCGACATGACTGCCAAGCTAGGACAAGACATTGAGAAAAAGATTTTGGAGACGATCCCATTAG GAAGATATGGCCAACCAGAAGAAGTTGCCGGACTGGTTGAATTCTTGGCTCTTAATCAAGCTGCCAGTTACATCACTGGGCAG GTTTTCACCATTGATGGAGGTATGGTGATGTAA
- the LOC114381163 gene encoding protein Iojap-related, mitochondrial-like encodes MLGVIGAGTWLRYSKALLQPWKVGFSSLSAVDGRKHHLLDLQEIETVLTDVKADNVKVIPVPKHCDWADFMVLATGRSTWHVKNIAQALIYKAKQKQRGVERMMLPSVEGQAGGKWIVIDSGKVIVHALDEKARAYYNLEGLWTPGTIQNEREEDLQKALVKVRRKNNSKKPAQKNA; translated from the exons ATGTTGGGAGTTATCGGAGCTGGAACGTGGTTGCGATATTCAAAGGCCCTTCTTCAACCATGGAAGGTAGGGTTCTCCTCTTTGTCCGCTGTCGACGGCCGGAAACACCACCTTCTGGATTTGCAGGAGATCGAGACGGTTCTCACCGACGTTAAAGCTGACAACGTTAAGGTTATACCAGTTCCCAAGCACTGCGATTGGGCTGATTTCATGGTACTCGCCACTGGCAGGTCCACCTGGCACGTCAAGAACATCGCCCAAGCCCTAATTTACAAG GCTAAGCAGAAACAGAGAGGAGTTGAACGAATGATGCTACCAAGTGTGGAAGGTCAAGCAGGAGGAAAGTGGATCGTCATTGACTCTG GTAAAGTGATAGTTCATGCACTTGATGAAAAGGCTAGAGCTTACTACAATTTGGAGGGTCTTTGGACCCCAGGGACAATTCAAAATGAACGTGAAGAG GATTTACAAAAAGCTTTGGTGAAGGTTCGTCGGAAAAACAATTCAAAGAAACCTGCACAAAAGAATGCTTAA